A stretch of the Aneurinibacillus migulanus genome encodes the following:
- a CDS encoding CopG family ribbon-helix-helix protein, whose amino-acid sequence MVLSKMDTKRIMISLPDHLLQEVDGLVEKEKSNRSEFIRQAMRLYLKERKKRHIREMMQRGYMEMANINLHMASEAFQAEEEADLTLGRLVSGV is encoded by the coding sequence ATGGTCTTGTCTAAAATGGACACGAAGCGTATCATGATTAGCTTGCCAGATCATCTATTACAGGAAGTGGATGGATTGGTTGAAAAGGAAAAATCAAATCGTAGTGAATTTATCCGTCAGGCAATGAGACTGTATCTGAAAGAACGTAAAAAGCGTCATATCCGTGAGATGATGCAGCGCGGGTATATGGAGATGGCAAACATCAATTTGCATATGGCGAGCGAGGCTTTTCAAGCCGAAGAAGAAGCCGATCTGACGTTGGGACGTTTAGTGAGCGGGGTGTAG
- the alr gene encoding alanine racemase, with amino-acid sequence MDGTEEYYRDVWAEINLDAIGKNIRTFRKHIPAETKIMAVVKADGYGHGAYRIAQKALNEGAEWLGVALLDEALELRSQGITAPILVLSSFPIRGIKVAIRHDIAMTVYQQDIVKEICREAEKLQKTARIHMKVDTGMGRIGMRTVEEIRAFVDFAHTCPWIEIEGMFTHFATADEEDTAYTLEQYRMFEGLIDELGAYGNTIPLLYTNNSAAAMFYPEKSRHMIRLGISLYGQYPSDYAKTTNIPLVPAFSWKARVSHVKRVPKGTKVSYGATYEAPQEAVIATIPVGYADGYNRLLSNKGYVLIKGERAPIAGRVCMDQFMVDVTHIPDVAVGEEAVLIGSQGNDEISVDEMAKWLATINYEVTCMVSKRVPRVYMENGRVVSVSNRISTSFCQE; translated from the coding sequence ATGGATGGAACAGAAGAGTATTACCGGGACGTCTGGGCGGAGATTAATTTAGATGCTATCGGAAAGAATATCCGGACGTTTCGTAAACATATTCCCGCAGAAACGAAGATTATGGCCGTAGTAAAAGCGGATGGTTATGGACATGGAGCATACAGAATCGCTCAAAAAGCGTTAAACGAAGGGGCTGAATGGTTAGGTGTAGCACTGCTGGATGAGGCACTGGAACTTCGAAGTCAGGGTATTACTGCGCCCATTCTTGTGCTTAGTTCATTTCCGATACGCGGCATCAAAGTCGCTATTCGCCACGACATTGCTATGACGGTATACCAACAAGACATAGTAAAAGAAATATGCCGGGAAGCAGAGAAATTACAAAAGACTGCAAGAATTCACATGAAAGTCGATACGGGCATGGGAAGAATCGGTATGCGCACGGTGGAAGAAATTAGAGCATTCGTTGATTTTGCGCATACTTGCCCATGGATCGAAATTGAAGGCATGTTTACCCATTTTGCTACCGCCGACGAAGAAGACACCGCGTATACGCTTGAACAATATCGCATGTTTGAGGGTTTGATCGATGAATTGGGGGCATATGGTAACACGATTCCGCTTCTATATACAAACAATAGTGCCGCCGCAATGTTCTACCCAGAGAAAAGTCGACATATGATCCGTTTGGGAATTAGTTTATACGGTCAATATCCTTCTGATTATGCTAAAACGACAAACATTCCTCTTGTACCTGCTTTTAGTTGGAAGGCGCGCGTAAGCCATGTCAAGCGGGTGCCAAAAGGAACAAAAGTTAGCTATGGAGCGACATATGAAGCACCACAAGAAGCCGTGATAGCAACCATTCCAGTGGGCTATGCAGATGGTTATAATCGTCTTCTGTCGAATAAGGGATATGTGTTGATTAAGGGAGAGCGTGCACCGATCGCGGGAAGAGTTTGCATGGACCAATTTATGGTTGATGTTACGCATATTCCTGATGTAGCTGTGGGAGAAGAAGCTGTGCTTATTGGAAGTCAAGGAAACGACGAGATTTCTGTTGATGAGATGGCGAAGTGGCTTGCGACAATTAATTACGAGGTAACTTGCATGGTTAGTAAGCGAGTACCGCGCGTATACATGGAGAATGGCCGGGTTGTTTCAGTTAGCAACCGTATATCGACAAGCTTTTGTCAGGAATAG
- a CDS encoding type II toxin-antitoxin system PemK/MazF family toxin, producing MIVKRGDVYFADLSPVVGSEQGGVRPVLVIQNDIGNRFSPTVIVAAITAQIQKAKLPTHVEIDAKTYAFDRDSVILLEQIRTIDKQRLTDKITHLDEEMMERVNDALQISLGLIDF from the coding sequence GTGATCGTGAAGCGTGGCGACGTATATTTTGCGGATTTATCCCCCGTTGTCGGATCGGAGCAAGGCGGAGTCCGGCCCGTATTGGTCATACAGAATGATATAGGGAACCGCTTCAGTCCGACAGTAATCGTCGCAGCCATTACGGCACAAATACAAAAAGCCAAGTTGCCTACTCATGTGGAGATCGATGCGAAAACGTATGCATTTGACCGTGATTCCGTTATTCTTCTTGAACAGATACGTACGATCGACAAACAAAGGCTAACGGATAAGATCACACACCTGGACGAAGAGATGATGGAACGGGTAAATGACGCTCTCCAGATTAGTTTAGGACTTATTGATTTTTAA